One window from the genome of Candidatus Nealsonbacteria bacterium encodes:
- a CDS encoding M50 family metallopeptidase — protein PFGAFVKICGEEGEGNKEPWNFLAKPIWQRMLIILGGVVSFWIIAVIILSFVSALWGIPTGVDDDEEYDALNPNIIISEVLKDSPAQKAGIEMGDSIRIMKFENNEISVNKVKQVQDFSASHKGKEITLILDRGEKNLQTSLVLSSSSAPMGVGLTRVIFIRSPWYKAPIEGVVVTKKLTIGAINGWIQIFSSLIKTKELPPGAEIVGPVGITHLFYKMSKLGVNYILMFISQVAIFLALTNLLPIPALDGGKMLFLTIEAIKGKAVDSRLEQKITTVCFVLLICLLVVATIKDIIRIF, from the coding sequence TCCATTTGGCGCTTTTGTTAAGATTTGCGGAGAAGAGGGAGAAGGAAACAAGGAACCTTGGAATTTTTTAGCTAAACCAATTTGGCAAAGAATGTTGATTATATTAGGAGGAGTAGTCAGTTTCTGGATAATTGCTGTAATTATTTTATCTTTTGTTTCGGCTCTGTGGGGGATACCTACGGGAGTAGACGATGATGAAGAATACGATGCTTTAAATCCAAACATTATAATCTCCGAAGTTTTAAAAGATTCGCCAGCCCAAAAAGCAGGAATAGAAATGGGAGATTCTATCAGAATAATGAAATTTGAAAATAATGAAATTTCTGTTAACAAAGTGAAACAAGTGCAAGATTTTTCTGCTTCGCATAAAGGAAAAGAAATTACATTAATTTTAGATAGAGGAGAAAAAAATTTACAAACTTCATTGGTTCTATCTTCTTCCTCTGCTCCTATGGGCGTTGGCTTGACAAGGGTAATTTTTATAAGATCTCCTTGGTATAAAGCTCCCATTGAGGGCGTTGTCGTAACAAAAAAATTAACAATAGGCGCAATTAACGGTTGGATTCAAATCTTTTCAAGTTTAATTAAAACAAAAGAATTGCCGCCAGGAGCGGAAATAGTGGGACCGGTAGGAATTACCCATCTTTTTTATAAAATGTCGAAATTGGGCGTTAATTATATTTTAATGTTTATATCGCAAGTCGCTATTTTTCTGGCCTTAACCAATCTTTTGCCGATTCCGGCTTTAGATGGCGGAAAAATGCTTTTTTTGACAATAGAAGCTATAAAAGGCAAGGCCGTAGATTCCAGGTTGGAACAAAAAATAACAACTGTTTGTTTTGTTCTGTTGATTTGTCTTTTAGTGGTCGCCACCATTAAAGACATAATCAGAATATTTTAA
- the ppsA gene encoding phosphoenolpyruvate synthase — protein sequence MEKKYILWFEEITSKDVPLVGGKNASLGEMFSQLNQKGVSIPDGFALTAEAFWYYLKENKIDIKIKEAFGRFNPKSLESLKITGKTCRQLILKSEFPEDLKKEILESYQKLSQKYNKKQVDVAVRSSATAEDLPSASFAGQHETFLNVSGSEKLLKAIKDCMASLFTNRAISYRDEKGFDHLNIALSVGVQKMVRSDLSSAGIMFSLDTETGFKNVILINGTFGIGEMIVKGQITPDQFYVFKPTLKEPFKPIISKSIGRKTKKYVYGKGGGLKEAKVSKKDQLKFSISDEEVLTLAKWALIIEDHYSQKAGKWMPQDMEWAKDGETGKIFIVQSRPETIHAIKSKVSVEEYHIKTNQKALLEGIAVGNKVVQGKVKIISDISKMMQFTKGEILVTKMTDPDWVPLMRISSAVITDEGGKTCHAAIVARELSITCIVGAKRATKVLKNGQLVTLDCSQGLSGRVFSGKVPFKIERYNLDEIPKLPVKIMANIGAPEIAFKFASLPVDGVGLAREEFIVAEKIRIHPLALCHLNKIKDKKIKKEIEEITFGYKDKKQYFIDKLAEGISHIASAFYPKPVILRLSDFKTNEYKGLIGGEYFEGEESNPMLGFRGASRYLDQEFLPAFEMECQAIKKVRETFGLDNIVVMIPFCRTPEEGKKVIQLMQKMGLEKGKDGLRVIVMCEIPSNVILAEEFLEVFDGMSIGSNDLTQLTMGMDRDNARISHIADERNLAVKKMIRKVIKLCKEKGKYSGICGEAPSIWPEFAQFLIEEGIESISLNPESVIKTILSLAQLNKK from the coding sequence ATGGAAAAAAAATATATTCTTTGGTTTGAAGAAATTACCTCAAAAGACGTTCCTTTGGTTGGAGGAAAAAACGCTTCTTTAGGAGAAATGTTTTCTCAATTAAATCAAAAAGGAGTAAGCATCCCAGACGGGTTTGCGTTAACAGCCGAAGCTTTTTGGTATTATTTAAAGGAAAATAAAATTGATATTAAAATAAAGGAAGCTTTTGGCAGATTTAACCCAAAAAGCTTGGAAAGTTTAAAAATAACCGGAAAAACTTGCAGGCAATTGATTTTAAAATCCGAATTCCCCGAAGACCTTAAAAAAGAAATTTTGGAGAGTTATCAAAAATTATCTCAAAAATATAATAAAAAACAGGTTGACGTGGCGGTAAGAAGCTCGGCCACTGCCGAAGATTTGCCGTCGGCTTCTTTTGCCGGCCAGCACGAGACTTTTTTAAATGTTTCCGGCTCCGAAAAATTATTAAAAGCCATCAAGGATTGCATGGCTTCTTTGTTTACCAATAGAGCGATTTCTTATCGGGATGAAAAAGGATTTGACCATCTTAATATTGCCTTATCCGTTGGAGTGCAAAAAATGGTGAGGTCGGATTTGTCATCGGCCGGTATTATGTTCAGTTTGGATACGGAAACCGGTTTTAAAAACGTGATTTTAATTAACGGAACTTTTGGTATCGGAGAAATGATTGTCAAGGGTCAAATAACTCCCGACCAATTTTATGTTTTTAAACCCACCCTGAAGGAACCCTTTAAGCCGATAATTTCCAAAAGCATAGGCAGAAAAACAAAAAAATATGTTTACGGAAAAGGCGGCGGATTAAAAGAAGCAAAAGTTTCCAAGAAAGACCAGTTAAAATTTTCCATAAGCGACGAGGAAGTTTTAACCTTGGCAAAATGGGCCTTGATTATCGAAGACCATTATTCCCAGAAAGCCGGAAAATGGATGCCCCAAGACATGGAATGGGCAAAAGACGGAGAAACCGGGAAAATTTTTATTGTTCAATCCAGGCCCGAAACAATTCACGCAATAAAATCCAAGGTTAGCGTTGAAGAATATCATATAAAAACAAACCAAAAAGCGCTCCTAGAGGGTATTGCGGTGGGGAACAAGGTTGTTCAGGGGAAAGTTAAAATAATTTCCGATATTTCCAAGATGATGCAATTTACAAAAGGGGAAATTTTGGTAACTAAAATGACAGACCCTGATTGGGTTCCCTTAATGAGAATATCTTCGGCGGTTATTACTGACGAAGGGGGCAAAACCTGCCACGCGGCGATTGTAGCTCGGGAATTGAGCATTACTTGCATTGTCGGGGCCAAGAGAGCCACCAAGGTTTTAAAAAACGGCCAATTGGTGACTTTAGATTGCAGCCAGGGACTTTCGGGCCGGGTTTTTTCGGGAAAAGTTCCCTTTAAAATCGAAAGATATAATTTAGATGAGATTCCCAAGCTACCGGTAAAAATAATGGCGAATATCGGAGCTCCGGAAATTGCTTTTAAGTTTGCTTCTTTACCCGTTGACGGGGTCGGATTGGCCAGAGAAGAATTCATTGTTGCCGAAAAAATAAGGATTCATCCTTTAGCTTTGTGTCATTTAAATAAAATAAAAGATAAAAAAATAAAAAAGGAAATAGAAGAAATCACTTTCGGATACAAAGATAAAAAACAATATTTTATTGATAAACTGGCCGAAGGCATTTCCCATATTGCCTCAGCTTTCTATCCCAAGCCCGTTATTCTTCGTTTGTCCGATTTTAAAACGAATGAATACAAGGGATTGATTGGCGGCGAATATTTTGAAGGAGAAGAATCAAACCCGATGCTGGGTTTTCGGGGCGCTTCGAGATATCTTGACCAAGAATTTCTTCCGGCCTTTGAAATGGAGTGCCAGGCTATTAAAAAAGTGAGAGAAACTTTTGGATTGGATAATATTGTCGTAATGATTCCTTTTTGCCGGACTCCCGAAGAAGGAAAAAAAGTAATTCAGCTAATGCAAAAAATGGGATTGGAAAAAGGAAAAGACGGCTTAAGGGTCATTGTAATGTGCGAGATTCCTTCAAACGTGATTTTAGCGGAAGAATTTTTAGAAGTTTTTGACGGGATGAGCATAGGCTCCAACGACCTGACCCAGTTAACAATGGGCATGGACAGGGACAATGCCAGGATTTCTCATATTGCCGATGAAAGAAATTTAGCCGTTAAAAAAATGATAAGAAAGGTGATTAAGCTTTGCAAAGAAAAAGGAAAATATTCGGGAATTTGCGGAGAAGCGCCCAGTATTTGGCCGGAATTCGCCCAATTTTTGATTGAGGAAGGAATTGAAAGCATTTCTTTGAATCCGGAATCCGTGATTAAGACCATTTTAAGCTT